One Patescibacteria group bacterium DNA segment encodes these proteins:
- a CDS encoding vitamin K epoxide reductase family protein, producing the protein MRSKTALKIILVIGLAGLTFSGYLSYWELLRGTCQNSLVSCGTGAAPVTTYLKYPACVYGFFMYLLVTLIAILGLIKKEQVQ; encoded by the coding sequence ATGCGCTCAAAAACCGCGCTCAAAATCATCCTCGTCATCGGCCTCGCCGGCTTAACATTCTCCGGTTACTTATCCTACTGGGAACTCCTCCGCGGCACGTGCCAGAACTCGCTCGTCTCCTGCGGCACCGGCGCCGCACCCGTCACCACGTACCTCAAATACCCCGCCTGCGTCTACGGATTCTTCATGTATCTGCTCGTCACTCTCATCGCCATCTTGGGCTTAATAAAAAAAGAACAAGTTCAATAA